One Thermus sp. CCB_US3_UF1 DNA window includes the following coding sequences:
- a CDS encoding IS256-like element ISTth4 family transposase, with the protein MFNRGAHLSTRRCPVDQDTLRILLREAVRETVAEVLQTVLELDRTAFLQVHGGRRNGYYPRKLETTFGQVDLKVPRDRESRYYPAFLKPYVRRLVDVGEVAVALYAAGVSQRKAAEILSLLLGHRYSHETLSALTDEVLEAAGAFRTRPLPEEMAFVYLDGLSLKVFREGEGIVRESVYVALGIAPNGERRVLGFWLLPTESALGWEGVLGELWQRGLRRVLLFITDGLPGLPEAIRRVYPQAEWQRCVVHGVRWSLSQVRARDRGLLAEDLRRVYGAESREEALGALEEVKAAWGSRYPGVVGLWVQDSGAFLRFYGYPKVLWPYLRSTNLMERFIREVRRGTKVRDHKFPKEEAVYKLLYLESERQEGRWAERKLKGFSEVKEVLEKMLQERYAPRTQTLTHNS; encoded by the coding sequence GTGTTTAATAGGGGGGCACACCTTAGCACGAGGAGGTGCCCCGTGGACCAGGATACCTTGCGGATCTTGCTGAGGGAAGCGGTGCGGGAGACAGTAGCCGAGGTTCTGCAGACGGTTCTGGAGCTGGACCGGACGGCCTTCTTGCAGGTGCACGGAGGCCGCAGGAACGGCTACTACCCCCGCAAGCTGGAGACCACCTTCGGCCAGGTGGACCTGAAGGTCCCTAGGGATCGGGAATCTCGGTATTACCCGGCTTTCCTTAAGCCCTACGTCCGCCGCCTGGTGGACGTGGGGGAAGTGGCGGTAGCCCTTTACGCCGCCGGGGTCAGTCAGCGCAAGGCGGCCGAGATACTGAGCCTGCTCTTAGGCCACCGCTACTCCCACGAGACCCTGAGCGCCCTGACGGACGAGGTCCTGGAGGCGGCAGGAGCCTTCCGCACCCGGCCTTTGCCCGAGGAGATGGCCTTCGTCTACCTGGACGGGCTTTCCCTAAAGGTCTTCAGGGAAGGAGAAGGGATCGTACGGGAAAGCGTGTATGTGGCCCTGGGCATCGCCCCTAATGGGGAGAGGCGGGTCCTGGGGTTTTGGCTGTTGCCCACGGAGAGCGCCCTGGGATGGGAGGGGGTCCTGGGGGAGCTTTGGCAGCGGGGCCTGCGGCGGGTATTGCTCTTCATCACCGACGGGCTGCCCGGGCTTCCTGAAGCGATCCGCAGGGTCTACCCTCAGGCGGAATGGCAGCGGTGCGTGGTGCACGGGGTGCGGTGGAGCCTGTCCCAGGTGCGGGCGCGGGACCGGGGCCTGCTGGCGGAGGACCTGAGGCGGGTGTACGGGGCGGAGAGCCGGGAAGAAGCTCTTGGGGCCTTGGAGGAGGTGAAGGCCGCCTGGGGTTCGCGGTACCCGGGGGTGGTGGGGCTTTGGGTACAGGATTCGGGGGCCTTCCTGCGGTTCTACGGGTACCCCAAGGTGCTTTGGCCGTACCTGCGGAGCACCAACCTGATGGAGCGGTTTATCCGGGAAGTGCGGCGGGGGACGAAGGTGCGGGACCACAAGTTTCCTAAGGAAGAGGCGGTGTACAAGCTTCTTTACCTGGAGTCGGAGAGGCAGGAAGGGAGGTGGGCAGAACGGAAACTAAAGGGGTTCTCGGAGGTGAAGGAGGTGCTGGAGAAGATGCTTCAGGAGCGGTATGCCCCCCGTACACAGACTCTTACACATAACTCTTGA
- a CDS encoding IS4 family transposase — MEQLTPLINALKRYWKADLRRLTFLAALVMALVTARTTSGPRLALSLGSIASPDPRSAYRRFQRFLAWPGLDGEGYARFIFALLRPQGLLLVMDRTEWELGKSKVNLLMLAFLYQGLAVPLFWSFLPHDGNSSTPERIALMERALAFLRAHFPHLRVEGFLADREFIGEAWFRYLEEKGIPRCIRIKANTRMWRLGSGPRAWELFASLKVGESRVPRRRYWVYGRRMWVVGLRLGVREWLIVATDLDPHRVLEVYGLRWGIERLFGALKGRGFDLEATHVTRGERLSRLLVPLSLAFVWAFRTGLVLHRVRPVRPKKHGRLGQSLFRAGLDLLTLWALALWGAGGGRRGSPLGLCPMEVLTCT, encoded by the coding sequence ATGGAACAGCTTACCCCACTCATCAACGCCTTGAAGCGATACTGGAAGGCCGACCTCAGGCGCCTCACCTTCCTGGCCGCCCTGGTGATGGCTCTGGTCACCGCCCGCACCACAAGCGGCCCCAGACTCGCTCTTTCCCTCGGCTCCATAGCCAGCCCTGACCCCCGCTCCGCCTACCGAAGGTTCCAGCGGTTCTTGGCCTGGCCGGGGCTGGACGGGGAGGGCTATGCCCGCTTCATCTTCGCCCTCCTCCGACCCCAAGGGCTCCTCCTGGTCATGGACCGGACCGAGTGGGAGCTGGGGAAGAGCAAGGTCAACCTCCTGATGCTGGCCTTCCTGTACCAAGGCCTGGCCGTCCCCCTGTTCTGGAGCTTCCTTCCCCACGACGGCAACTCCTCCACCCCCGAACGCATCGCCCTGATGGAGAGGGCCTTGGCTTTCCTGAGGGCCCACTTCCCCCACCTCCGGGTGGAGGGGTTCCTGGCGGATCGGGAGTTCATAGGGGAGGCGTGGTTCCGGTACCTGGAGGAGAAGGGCATCCCCCGGTGCATCCGAATCAAGGCCAACACCCGGATGTGGCGGTTGGGCTCGGGCCCTCGGGCCTGGGAGCTCTTTGCCTCCCTGAAGGTGGGAGAGAGCCGGGTGCCCAGGCGGCGGTACTGGGTCTACGGGCGGCGCATGTGGGTGGTGGGGTTGCGCCTTGGGGTCCGGGAGTGGCTGATTGTGGCTACGGACCTGGACCCTCACCGGGTGCTGGAGGTGTACGGGCTCAGGTGGGGGATAGAGCGGCTCTTTGGGGCCCTGAAGGGGCGGGGATTTGACCTGGAGGCCACGCACGTGACGCGGGGGGAGAGGCTTTCGCGGCTTTTGGTCCCCTTGAGCCTGGCCTTCGTGTGGGCGTTTCGGACGGGGCTTGTGCTGCACCGGGTGCGTCCGGTGAGGCCCAAGAAGCACGGGAGGCTGGGACAGAGCCTCTTCCGGGCGGGGCTGGACCTGCTCACCCTTTGGGCGCTTGCCCTCTGGGGTGCAGGGGGAGGAAGGCGCGGAAGTCCCTTGGGGTTATGCCCTATGGAGGTTTTGACGTGTACATAG
- a CDS encoding DUF4143 domain-containing protein, giving the protein MDLYLLRRLPPLEANVGKRLVKSSKLYLRDSGLVHALLGIQSLEDLLAHPVVGGSYEGFVVENLVRVLPDGGEAFFYRTRAGAIWLARKRRKIRS; this is encoded by the coding sequence GTGGACCTCTACCTGCTGAGGCGCCTGCCTCCCCTTGAGGCCAACGTGGGGAAGCGCCTGGTGAAAAGCTCCAAGCTCTACCTGCGGGACAGCGGTCTGGTCCACGCCCTGCTGGGGATCCAAAGCCTCGAGGACCTCCTGGCCCATCCAGTGGTGGGCGGAAGCTACGAGGGCTTTGTGGTGGAGAACCTGGTCCGGGTCCTGCCCGATGGGGGAGAGGCCTTCTTCTACCGCACCCGGGCGGGGGCCATCTGGCTTGCGAGGAAGCGGCGGAAGATCAGGTCATAA
- a CDS encoding DNA topoisomerase, giving the protein MCPDGTESQPDRDRALQALRSLALEAQDFLLATDPDTEGEKIAYDVYLALRAFGREVVRGEFHAVTPRAFLEALRHPQEVKEDLVEAQMVRRIADRWVGFALSEDLQRLLGRRGLSAGRVQTPVLGWVIAREREARTRLPFTEVALRGLALRFPDEVRERVLLLEVLEEAEREQNPLPPYTTDALLADASREGFRVPEAMALAQDLFEAGLITYHRTDATRVAPEGMALARRLIEARFGPEYARPRPWGEGGAHEAIRPTRPLWPEDLEEAGLFQALPLSEAHGRLYDLIFRRFLASQMAPARVR; this is encoded by the coding sequence TTGTGCCCCGACGGGACGGAGAGCCAGCCCGACCGCGACCGGGCCCTCCAGGCGCTAAGGAGCCTGGCCCTGGAGGCCCAGGACTTCCTCCTCGCCACCGACCCCGACACCGAAGGGGAGAAGATCGCCTATGACGTCTACCTCGCCCTCCGCGCCTTCGGGAGGGAGGTGGTGCGGGGCGAGTTCCACGCCGTCACCCCCCGGGCCTTCCTCGAGGCCCTGAGGCATCCCCAGGAGGTGAAGGAGGACCTGGTGGAGGCCCAGATGGTCCGCAGGATCGCCGACCGCTGGGTCGGCTTCGCCCTCTCGGAGGACCTGCAAAGGCTTCTTGGCCGCCGGGGCCTCTCCGCCGGGCGCGTCCAGACGCCGGTCCTGGGCTGGGTCATCGCCCGGGAGCGGGAGGCCCGAACCCGCCTGCCCTTCACCGAGGTGGCCCTTCGGGGCCTTGCCTTACGCTTTCCCGACGAGGTCAGGGAGAGGGTCCTCCTCCTGGAGGTCCTGGAGGAGGCAGAGCGGGAGCAAAACCCCCTTCCCCCCTACACCACGGACGCCCTCCTCGCCGACGCCTCCCGGGAGGGGTTCCGCGTGCCGGAGGCCATGGCCCTGGCCCAGGACCTCTTTGAGGCGGGCCTCATCACCTACCACCGCACCGACGCCACCCGGGTGGCCCCGGAGGGCATGGCCTTGGCCCGGAGGCTCATCGAGGCCCGCTTCGGCCCGGAGTACGCCCGCCCCCGGCCCTGGGGGGAGGGCGGCGCCCACGAGGCCATCCGCCCCACCCGCCCCCTCTGGCCCGAGGACCTGGAGGAGGCAGGGCTTTTCCAGGCCCTGCCCCTTTCCGAGGCCCACGGGCGGCTTTATGACCTGATCTTCCGCCGCTTCCTCGCAAGCCAGATGGCCCCCGCCCGGGTGCGGTAG
- a CDS encoding toprim domain-containing protein encodes MVVVESPNKARTLAGFFGRPMRRYLPGLVVYEALAEEGYLVVTATRGHVTDLALRGGLYGVETAPAYTPCGPAPRGASRTPCAPTGRRASPTATGPSRR; translated from the coding sequence GTGGTGGTGGTGGAGTCGCCCAACAAGGCCCGCACCCTGGCCGGCTTCTTCGGCCGGCCCATGCGCCGCTACCTCCCCGGCCTCGTGGTCTACGAGGCCCTCGCCGAGGAGGGGTACCTGGTGGTCACCGCCACCCGGGGCCACGTCACCGACCTCGCCCTCCGGGGCGGGCTTTACGGGGTGGAGACGGCCCCCGCCTACACCCCTTGCGGGCCTGCCCCGAGGGGAGCGTCCCGGACCCCTTGTGCCCCGACGGGACGGAGAGCCAGCCCGACCGCGACCGGGCCCTCCAGGCGCTAA
- a CDS encoding DEAD/DEAH box helicase: MIPTRYAAYCPNCGGEAESERLAAGLACARCQPDPQKPPLPGALAHFAAQEKALADWTRFFTAQVGAPPWPRQRAWAARVVQGRSFAMLAPTGIGKTTFGLLTASWLAREGRRSYLVFPTRLLVAQAAERLRALGAPFAAYTGKPREKEALLEGGRPIGLFTVAFLHKNHARLPRPVDFLFVDDVASLLKSARNVDRVLGLLGFAPEDVEKGLALIRLRRRHPEEAERRAERLRGKARGVLAVASATARPHSPRVHLFRELLGFEVGTPSFALRKVADLYEEAFGLSQEELWARGAEWAGRLGKGGLFFLPGDLPKEAALDLARFLRARGLRAKAYLEPEALEAFRRGEADLLVGFASWRNPLPFCPSWRTQGLRPWSEASPGGPGSRRRRSPPCEKPSWSGSPTPPSAPAWRKAPRWGSPSWGKSPSWSSPTSPATSRPRGGRAASPRRGSPRASPSSSPRTGRPSPPSCAGSATSWRRRLSPWPRRTSRPS; the protein is encoded by the coding sequence GTGATCCCGACGCGCTACGCCGCCTACTGCCCAAACTGCGGCGGCGAGGCGGAAAGCGAGCGCCTCGCTGCGGGGCTTGCCTGCGCCCGCTGCCAGCCGGACCCCCAAAAGCCTCCCCTCCCCGGGGCGCTCGCCCATTTCGCCGCCCAGGAAAAGGCCCTCGCCGACTGGACCCGCTTCTTTACGGCCCAGGTGGGCGCCCCGCCCTGGCCGCGGCAGCGGGCCTGGGCCGCGCGGGTGGTGCAGGGGCGCTCCTTCGCCATGCTCGCCCCCACGGGGATCGGCAAGACCACCTTCGGCCTCCTCACCGCCAGCTGGCTTGCCAGGGAGGGGCGGCGGAGCTACCTCGTCTTCCCCACCCGCCTCCTCGTGGCCCAGGCGGCGGAGCGGCTTCGGGCCCTGGGCGCCCCCTTCGCCGCCTACACCGGGAAGCCCCGGGAGAAGGAAGCCCTCCTCGAGGGCGGCCGCCCCATCGGCCTCTTCACCGTGGCCTTCCTCCACAAAAACCACGCCCGGCTCCCCCGGCCCGTGGACTTCCTCTTCGTGGACGATGTGGCCAGCCTCCTCAAGTCGGCGCGGAACGTGGACCGGGTCCTGGGGCTTCTGGGCTTCGCCCCCGAGGACGTGGAGAAGGGCCTCGCCCTCATCCGGCTCCGGAGGAGGCACCCTGAGGAGGCCGAGCGGAGGGCCGAAAGGCTGAGGGGGAAGGCCCGGGGGGTCCTCGCCGTGGCGAGCGCCACCGCAAGGCCGCACTCGCCGCGGGTCCACCTCTTCCGCGAGCTTTTGGGCTTTGAGGTGGGCACGCCGAGCTTCGCCCTGCGCAAGGTAGCCGACCTCTACGAGGAGGCCTTCGGGCTCTCCCAGGAGGAACTCTGGGCCAGGGGGGCGGAGTGGGCGGGGCGGCTTGGAAAGGGGGGGCTTTTCTTCCTCCCCGGGGACCTGCCGAAGGAGGCCGCCCTGGACCTCGCCCGCTTCCTCCGGGCCCGGGGCCTCAGGGCCAAGGCCTATCTGGAGCCCGAGGCGCTCGAGGCCTTCCGGCGGGGCGAGGCAGACCTCCTCGTGGGGTTCGCCTCCTGGCGCAACCCCCTGCCCTTTTGCCCCTCCTGGAGGACCCAAGGCTTAAGGCCCTGGTCCGAAGCCTCGCCAGGAGGCCCGGGCTCCAGGAGAAGGAGGTCGCCCCCCTGCGAGAAGCCCTCCTGGAGCGGCTCGCCGACCCCGCCTTCCGCGCCCGCGTGGCGGAAAGCCCCGAGGTGGGGCTCACCTTCGTGGGGGAAAAGCCCGTCCTGGTCTTCGCCGACGTCACCGGCTACCTCCAGGCCTCGGGGCGGACGAGCCGCCTCACCCCGGCGGGGCTCACCCAGGGCCTCGCCCTCCTCCTCGCCGAGGACAGGAAGGCCTTCACCGCCCTCGTGCGCCGGCTCGGCTACCTCCTGGAGGCGCCGCCTCTCCCCGTGGCCGAGGCGGACCTCGAGGCCCTCTTGA
- a CDS encoding peptidase C26, which produces MSPERDTQEPFLARYAAEKGLQGRDVALGGSLYQDLEAQGFHEAQRYRKSPPHALAHGMRKEEALRALL; this is translated from the coding sequence GTGAGCCCCGAGCGGGACACCCAAGAACCTTTCCTGGCCCGGTATGCGGCGGAAAAGGGCCTCCAGGGAAGGGACGTGGCCCTGGGGGGAAGCCTCTACCAGGACCTGGAGGCACAGGGCTTCCACGAGGCCCAGCGCTACCGGAAAAGCCCGCCCCATGCCCTGGCCCACGGGATGCGCAAGGAGGAGGCCCTTCGGGCGCTCTTGTAA
- a CDS encoding alpha-amylase family glycosyl hydrolase, protein MRRILALVAVLGWALGVPVTFRYTPPPGLEVRTVSLRGSFNGWGETPMKKEDGSWTITLDLEPGEYQYKFFINGQWPKDMCHDPTFGTPMVDPTAAGCVDDGFGGQNAVIVVQAPVAPGGPVALEFAHDPKEARYLSLADGKLSLRFSAAEGAVAKAWLEAGGERFPMHRQLFFPGTEVWRVAVAPGIGAYRIRVQTQDGREEVFGPFTPPAHPFAEVPWVGEGVGYQIFPERFFNGDPSNDAKALETDEYRFNLVWQRSGEMGPHLSGWTDPPSVHHCCHQYFGGVLAKLPHLEALGVRLIYFNPLFDSGSAHGYDTHDHLEVSPKFGDKTLLKKLLEEAYRRGMRVIFDFVPNHTGLGFWAFQDVVRRGPASPYWNWYFIKRWPFTPGDGQAYEGWWGLGNLPKLNTANPGVRRYLLEVAKYWLRFGFDGVRVDVPGDLLDAHGFFKALRTELKGLKPEAYLVGEIWQRDTSWLQGDEFDSLMNYAIGRDILLRFAKGGSLALYNGRRALADLSRTYALYPEAVAGMGFNLISSHDTARLLTEVGGGGLGDVPSSEARARQRLAAALLYALPGVPVTFQGDECGFTGEKPDKPPYDLQRYPFQWDRCRGETLAFYQGLAWLRRELPALRSAVFRGYLGEGHLLAFFRGEPGEGEVLAAFNSGLEATPLPLPPGGWRDPLEGRTYRNQVEIPPLGFRYLVHSGG, encoded by the coding sequence ATGCGGCGAATCCTGGCGCTGGTAGCGGTCCTCGGCTGGGCCTTGGGGGTGCCGGTCACCTTCCGCTACACCCCGCCCCCGGGGTTGGAGGTGCGGACAGTGAGCCTCAGGGGCTCGTTCAACGGCTGGGGCGAGACCCCCATGAAGAAGGAGGACGGCTCCTGGACGATAACCTTGGATCTGGAACCAGGCGAGTACCAGTACAAGTTCTTTATCAACGGCCAGTGGCCCAAGGACATGTGCCACGACCCCACCTTCGGCACCCCAATGGTGGACCCCACGGCCGCAGGTTGTGTGGACGACGGCTTCGGCGGCCAGAACGCGGTGATCGTGGTCCAGGCCCCAGTAGCCCCGGGCGGGCCGGTGGCCCTGGAGTTCGCCCATGACCCCAAGGAGGCCCGCTACCTCTCCCTGGCGGACGGGAAGCTTTCCCTTCGCTTTAGCGCCGCCGAAGGGGCGGTCGCCAAGGCCTGGCTGGAGGCGGGCGGGGAGCGGTTCCCCATGCACCGCCAGCTCTTTTTCCCGGGAACCGAGGTGTGGCGCGTGGCGGTGGCGCCTGGGATCGGGGCGTACCGCATCCGGGTCCAGACCCAAGACGGCCGGGAAGAGGTCTTTGGCCCCTTTACCCCCCCTGCGCACCCCTTTGCCGAGGTGCCCTGGGTAGGGGAAGGGGTGGGCTACCAGATCTTCCCGGAGCGCTTCTTCAACGGCGACCCCAGCAACGACGCCAAGGCCCTGGAGACCGATGAGTACCGGTTCAACCTGGTCTGGCAGCGCTCGGGAGAGATGGGACCCCACCTCTCGGGCTGGACCGACCCGCCCAGCGTGCACCACTGCTGCCACCAGTACTTCGGGGGCGTCCTGGCCAAGCTTCCCCACCTCGAGGCCCTGGGGGTGCGCCTGATCTACTTCAACCCCCTCTTTGACTCGGGCTCGGCCCACGGTTACGACACCCACGACCACCTCGAGGTCTCGCCCAAGTTCGGCGACAAGACCCTCCTGAAGAAACTTTTGGAGGAGGCCTACCGCCGGGGAATGCGGGTCATCTTTGACTTCGTACCCAACCACACCGGCCTGGGCTTCTGGGCCTTCCAGGACGTGGTCCGGCGGGGGCCGGCTTCCCCCTACTGGAACTGGTACTTCATCAAGCGCTGGCCCTTCACGCCGGGGGACGGCCAGGCCTACGAGGGCTGGTGGGGCCTGGGGAACCTGCCGAAGCTCAACACCGCCAACCCGGGGGTCCGGCGCTACCTCCTAGAGGTCGCCAAGTACTGGCTGCGCTTCGGCTTTGACGGCGTGCGGGTGGACGTGCCCGGGGATCTCCTGGATGCCCACGGCTTCTTCAAGGCCCTCCGGACCGAACTCAAGGGGCTCAAGCCCGAGGCCTACCTGGTGGGCGAGATCTGGCAGCGCGATACAAGCTGGCTCCAGGGAGACGAGTTTGACTCCCTGATGAACTACGCCATCGGCCGGGACATCCTGTTGCGCTTCGCCAAGGGGGGAAGCCTGGCCCTTTACAACGGGAGGCGGGCCTTGGCCGACCTCTCCCGGACCTACGCCCTCTACCCCGAGGCCGTGGCCGGCATGGGCTTCAACCTGATCAGCTCCCACGACACCGCCCGGCTCCTCACCGAGGTGGGGGGCGGGGGCCTAGGGGACGTCCCAAGCTCCGAGGCCCGGGCCCGGCAGCGGTTGGCCGCAGCACTCCTCTACGCCCTCCCCGGGGTCCCGGTGACCTTCCAGGGGGACGAGTGCGGCTTTACCGGGGAGAAACCCGATAAGCCCCCGTACGACCTCCAACGGTACCCCTTTCAGTGGGACCGGTGCCGCGGGGAGACCCTGGCCTTTTACCAAGGGCTGGCCTGGCTGCGCCGGGAGCTCCCCGCCCTGAGGAGCGCGGTCTTCCGGGGGTATCTGGGGGAAGGCCACCTGCTCGCCTTCTTCCGCGGGGAGCCGGGAGAAGGCGAGGTGTTAGCGGCCTTCAATAGCGGCCTCGAGGCCACCCCCCTGCCCCTGCCCCCGGGGGGCTGGCGGGACCCCCTCGAGGGGCGCACCTACCGGAACCAGGTGGAGATCCCGCCTTTGGGCTTCCGCTACCTGGTCCATTCCGGTGGCTAG
- a CDS encoding AbrB/MazE/SpoVT family DNA-binding domain-containing protein, whose translation MVKKVHSTTLTVDAQGRVLLPSPLRRALGLRPGTRLVALVEEGRLVLEPWERVEEALWEELSDIKESLTEELLRERRLEAERDA comes from the coding sequence ATGGTGAAAAAGGTCCACTCCACCACACTAACGGTTGATGCCCAGGGAAGGGTGCTCCTCCCGAGCCCCTTGCGCCGGGCCTTGGGCCTTAGGCCGGGGACCCGGTTGGTGGCCTTGGTGGAGGAGGGTCGCCTGGTGCTGGAACCTTGGGAACGGGTGGAGGAAGCGCTTTGGGAGGAGCTTTCCGACATCAAGGAAAGCCTTACCGAGGAGCTTTTGCGGGAACGGCGCTTGGAGGCCGAGCGGGATGCCTGA
- a CDS encoding type II toxin-antitoxin system VapC family toxin, with amino-acid sequence MPEEKLLDASALLAYLQRESGFEVVRQALREGAAISAVNLAEVVGKLKGRGKDADRIVARLLAMGLEVVPFTLEEALEAGALDPLTRPLGFSLGDRACLATGKVRGLEILTTDRAWSQIPGVRIRVVR; translated from the coding sequence ATGCCTGAGGAAAAACTTCTGGACGCTTCCGCCTTGCTCGCCTACCTGCAAAGGGAGTCCGGCTTCGAGGTGGTGCGCCAGGCCTTGCGTGAGGGGGCGGCCATCAGCGCAGTGAACCTGGCCGAGGTGGTGGGCAAGCTCAAGGGTAGAGGAAAAGACGCGGACCGGATTGTGGCCAGACTGCTGGCGATGGGCCTCGAGGTGGTGCCCTTCACCTTGGAGGAAGCCCTCGAGGCGGGTGCCCTGGATCCCTTGACCCGCCCCTTGGGGTTTTCCCTTGGGGACCGGGCCTGCTTGGCCACGGGGAAGGTGCGGGGCTTGGAGATCCTCACCACAGACCGGGCCTGGAGCCAGATCCCGGGCGTGCGGATACGGGTGGTGCGCTAA